The following are encoded together in the Jaculus jaculus isolate mJacJac1 chromosome 3, mJacJac1.mat.Y.cur, whole genome shotgun sequence genome:
- the Arglu1 gene encoding arginine and glutamate-rich protein 1, whose amino-acid sequence MGRSRSRSSSRSKHAKSSKHNKKRSRSRSRSRDKERVRKRSKSRESKRNRRRESRSRSRSTNAAASRRERERERASSPPDRIDIFGRTVSKRSSLDEKQKREEEEKKAEFERQRKIRQQEIEEKLIEEETARRVEELVAKRVEEELEKRKDEIEREVLRRVEEAKRIMEKQLLEELERQRQAELAAQKAREEEERAKREELERILEENNRKIAEAQAKLAEEQLRIVEEQRKIHEERMKLEQERQRQQKEEQKIILGKGKSRPKLSFSLKTQD is encoded by the exons ATGGGCCGCTCGCGCAGCCGGAGCTCGTCGCGCTCCAAGCACGCCAAGAGCAGCAAGCACAACAAGAAGCGCAGCCGCTCCCGCTCCCGCTCGCGCGACAAGGAGCGCGTGCGCAAGCGCTCCAAGTCCCGGGAGAGCAAACGCAACCGGCGGCGGGAGTCGCGCTCCCGCTCGCGCTCCACCAACGCGGCCGCGTCCCGGCGGGAGCGCGAGCGCGAGCGCGCCTCGTCGCCCCCCGACCGCATCGACATCTTCGGGCGCACGGTGAGCAAGCGCAGCAGCCTGGACGAGAAGCAGaagcgggaggaggaggagaagaaagcggAGTTCGAGCGGCAGCGAAAAAT TCGACAGcaggaaatagaagaaaagcTCATCGAGGAAGAAACAGCGCGAAGAGTGGAAGAACTGGTGGCCAAAAGGGTAGAGGAAGAGCTGGAGAAGAGAAAGGATGAGATCGAGCGTGAAGTTCTCCGCAGGGTGGAGGAAGCTAAGCGCATCATGGAAAAGCAGTTGCTCGAAGAGCTCGAGCGACAGAGACAAGCTGAGCTTGCCGCACAGAAAGCTAGAGAG GAGGAAGAACGTGCAAAACGTGAAGAGCTCGAGAGGATACTGGAAGAGAATAACCGAAAAATCGCAGAAGCACAGGCCAAACTG GCTGAAGAACAGTTGAGAATTGttgaagaacaaagaaagatTCACGAGGAAAGGATGAAACTAGAACAAGAACGACAGCGTCagcaaaaagaagaacaaaaaattATCCTGGGCAAGGGGAAATCCAGGCCCAAACTGTCCTTCTCTTTAAAGACCCAGGATTAA